The Chitinophaga niabensis genome segment ATACGTGCCAGGAAGCTATAGCGTATAAGTGTGAAGAGGAAGATGGTGATCAGTTGCGAAATGCCGGGGCCTGTGATGCCCAGGTGTTTAATGAACAGGTAGGTGAGGGGAACGCTCAAAGCGATCAGGATGAGGTTGGACACAAAATCAAAACGCCACATATTGGAAGTGCCAATGATCTGCCCGTTCACACCTGCGCCTAATTCTATGATCCTGCTCACGCCGTAGAAAAGAATGATGTAACGGCCTTCCCAATACAAGGGGTTTAAGCCCAGGATCTTGTAAGCGGATTCCAGGTTGAGCCAGATCATCATAAAGATCAGCAGCGAAAAAATAAGCATGGTCATGGAAGAGCGTTTATAGATCCGCTGAATGGCATGCATATCCCTGTCTTTCCAGGCTTTGGCCAGCACAGGTACGGCAATGGCCACTACGCTCCGCTGCGGTACCTGTATCACATTGCTCACGTAAGTATTGAATTCCAGTACGGCGGTATAAGAAAGCCCTTTGGTACTGGTGATCAGCATCGCGTCTATGTTCTGTTGCACAGCATTGAAGATGCTGCCGCCAAAGATCCAGAGATTGAACGTCATCATCTTATTGGCCAGCCGCCTGGTGACGCTGCTTGTTTTGAAAGAGAAGTAAAGGGTGTCCTGCGATTTCAGGTACAATAGCAGGGCAAAAAAGAGCACGGCATATAAAAAAGCAAATGCCCAGATGAACTGTACCGTGGTGAACAGCTGGAACACCAGTACAACGATCAGGATGGAAGTGAGGGCACGCAGTAATACTTCCTTTAAAAAGATCGGGAAAACAGACTTATAGTGGTTATAGCTGAAGTTCTCAAAGAGTGTGAACAGTAACAGGAAAAAAGAAAAAGGATAAATGAGATAGAAATATTGCAGGAATAAAGGCGCCAGCTGGTATTTGCGTTCGATCAGATCGTGGAATACTATCGTACCTGCTGTTACGAGCAGGAAGCCCGTCATGCTTACGATCAGTACAATGCCAAAGAGGTCCCTGCGTTTGATGGGCAGATAATCCCGGTAATATGGATAGAACTTATTGAGCAGTGTAGCCGTGCCAAAAGAGGCAAAGGCATAAAAGATCATGGAAGTGCTGAAGAAGATCCTGGTAAGGCCATATATCTCAGGAGGTACGTATGTACTGAAGAGGTAAGCATTCAAAGCACCAATA includes the following:
- a CDS encoding polysaccharide biosynthesis C-terminal domain-containing protein, producing the protein MGIIRNQSIRSSIITYIGFAIGALNAYLFSTYVPPEIYGLTRIFFSTSMIFYAFASFGTATLLNKFYPYYRDYLPIKRRDLFGIVLIVSMTGFLLVTAGTIVFHDLIERKYQLAPLFLQYFYLIYPFSFFLLLFTLFENFSYNHYKSVFPIFLKEVLLRALTSILIVVLVFQLFTTVQFIWAFAFLYAVLFFALLLYLKSQDTLYFSFKTSSVTRRLANKMMTFNLWIFGGSIFNAVQQNIDAMLITSTKGLSYTAVLEFNTYVSNVIQVPQRSVVAIAVPVLAKAWKDRDMHAIQRIYKRSSMTMLIFSLLIFMMIWLNLESAYKILGLNPLYWEGRYIILFYGVSRIIELGAGVNGQIIGTSNMWRFDFVSNLILIALSVPLTYLFIKHLGITGPGISQLITIFLFTLIRYSFLARMYQLQPFTMKTLYVVLLALLGWVVAYYLIVPENHYLRVILRTAWFMAVFLGPIIFFEWSQDVTETWHKGLAIVRKYLRK